The following coding sequences lie in one uncultured Celeribacter sp. genomic window:
- a CDS encoding GTP-binding protein, whose protein sequence is MKNGTAKVAHVLRQETGGRIPVTILTGFLGAGKTTMLNRLVTRPDMAGVAVFINELGDIGIDHHLVERIDDALVILDSGCLCCTVQGDLIAALMRLHQQMARREIAPVQRVVIETTGLADPSPVVRALMEDRQVSARFRCDGVLTVVDATRIRDQLARHREAMAQISMADRLLLSKCDQAGRVEQDAVIRTLNELNPTAAHVMLDHGACDPKDLFSGGLYAEEDAPLSLDDWLGPALSITGNGQIGGSHSAPLGGDQGHIGLHSGQVRSFVVSFEKAPGWRGLAVGLGEILSDYAGKLLRVKGLVALPGLDVPMALQCVEDVAYAPVKLNAWPRTGPLADGVGRLVFIGEGLTQEDERIIRERLAQLPGDREALRRSAATPGLPTRNWLLERAPFTPHESLTSEAFLIQPRFLREAGHNG, encoded by the coding sequence ATGAAAAATGGTACCGCAAAAGTCGCTCATGTCCTGAGACAAGAGACGGGCGGGCGTATTCCGGTCACGATCCTGACCGGGTTTTTGGGCGCTGGCAAAACCACCATGCTGAACCGGCTGGTGACACGGCCCGACATGGCTGGCGTGGCGGTTTTCATCAACGAATTGGGCGATATCGGCATTGATCACCATCTGGTGGAGCGAATCGATGATGCCCTGGTGATTCTCGACAGTGGCTGCCTGTGCTGCACCGTTCAGGGCGATCTGATTGCGGCCTTGATGCGCCTGCACCAACAAATGGCCCGCCGCGAGATCGCCCCTGTACAGCGCGTGGTGATTGAGACCACGGGGCTTGCCGACCCCAGTCCGGTGGTCCGCGCGTTGATGGAAGACCGGCAGGTTTCGGCCCGGTTTCGCTGTGACGGGGTGCTGACCGTGGTCGATGCCACCCGCATTCGCGACCAGCTTGCCCGTCACCGCGAAGCCATGGCGCAGATTTCGATGGCAGACCGCCTGTTGCTGTCGAAATGCGATCAAGCCGGACGGGTCGAACAGGACGCCGTGATCCGGACGCTGAACGAGCTCAACCCGACGGCTGCGCATGTGATGCTCGATCACGGGGCCTGCGACCCGAAGGATTTGTTTTCCGGCGGCCTCTATGCCGAGGAGGACGCGCCCCTGAGCCTTGACGATTGGTTGGGACCGGCCCTGTCGATCACCGGAAATGGCCAGATCGGTGGATCACATTCAGCACCGCTTGGAGGGGATCAGGGACACATTGGCCTGCATTCCGGCCAGGTGCGCAGCTTTGTCGTCAGTTTCGAAAAGGCACCGGGATGGCGCGGCCTTGCGGTCGGGTTGGGAGAGATCCTGTCGGATTACGCGGGAAAATTGCTCCGGGTGAAAGGATTGGTGGCCCTGCCGGGATTGGATGTGCCGATGGCATTGCAATGCGTCGAAGATGTCGCCTACGCGCCGGTCAAGCTCAACGCCTGGCCCCGCACCGGCCCGCTGGCCGATGGCGTCGGGCGTCTGGTGTTCATCGGAGAGGGTCTCACGCAAGAGGACGAGCGCATCATTCGGGAGCGGCTGGCGCAACTGCCGGGGGACCGCGAAGCGCTGCGGCGCTCCGCCGCGACGCCCGGCCTGCCGACCCGCAACTGGCTTTTGGAACGGGCGCCTTTCACGCCGCATGAGAGCCTGACCTCGGAGGCTTTTCTCATCCAGCCCCGTTTCCTCCGTGAGGCCGGACACAATGGATAA
- the rpoN gene encoding RNA polymerase factor sigma-54, whose amino-acid sequence MSGLHLQQGTSQRLTQVMQRAIGLLQMDHADLAGFLIAEAAENPCLTLTLPQPDPDTDAPDRTDTERRTLPGPWRPAFLGSGDEIDTLRAQADGLHAHVARQIGLIFHDARAREIAMIFLEHLEPSGWLGASLEDIARQAGCSMAEAEAVITRLHEVEPSGLFARSLAECLRLQLEEAGDLTPPMARLLDALPLLAKGDTAALLSHCEVDAEELAALVTRLRRLDPKPGSHFDDAPELRRAPDLIAERNELGQWHVALNSATAPRIAITSHGGAEHRAALKEARWLERTVSRRNALVLDVAAHVLSVQREFLEQGPVHLKPLSCADVAEKLGVHETTINRVRNGLLIQTPRGMMSMRAFFARGGTGHRDGSHVPAEAISARIADLIAAERPDKPLTDQQLATRLAEVGVRVSRRTVSNRRRMAGFPNAAERQISKGREE is encoded by the coding sequence ATGAGCGGTCTTCATCTGCAACAGGGCACCTCGCAGCGCCTCACCCAGGTGATGCAGCGCGCCATCGGGCTATTGCAGATGGATCATGCCGATCTGGCCGGATTTCTGATCGCGGAGGCGGCGGAGAACCCCTGCCTGACGCTCACTCTGCCACAGCCAGACCCGGACACCGACGCCCCCGACCGCACCGACACCGAGCGCAGAACCCTGCCCGGCCCCTGGCGTCCGGCGTTCCTCGGCAGCGGCGATGAGATCGACACGCTGCGGGCGCAGGCCGACGGCCTGCACGCGCATGTGGCCCGACAAATCGGCCTGATCTTTCATGACGCGCGGGCGCGGGAGATCGCGATGATCTTTCTCGAGCATCTGGAACCCAGCGGCTGGCTCGGTGCTTCGCTCGAAGACATTGCGCGACAAGCCGGCTGTTCGATGGCCGAGGCCGAGGCGGTGATCACCCGCCTGCATGAGGTCGAACCCTCAGGTCTGTTTGCGCGCTCTCTCGCGGAATGCCTGCGACTGCAACTCGAAGAGGCGGGCGATCTGACACCGCCGATGGCCCGTCTGCTCGACGCTCTGCCGCTTCTGGCGAAGGGCGACACCGCCGCGCTCCTGTCCCACTGCGAGGTCGATGCCGAAGAATTGGCCGCGCTGGTGACCCGGCTGCGTCGGCTCGATCCCAAACCGGGGTCGCATTTCGACGACGCACCGGAGCTGCGCCGGGCACCGGATCTGATTGCCGAACGCAATGAACTGGGACAGTGGCATGTCGCGTTGAACTCGGCCACCGCCCCGCGCATCGCGATCACGTCGCACGGCGGAGCCGAACATCGTGCGGCGCTGAAAGAGGCACGCTGGCTGGAGCGGACGGTGTCGCGTCGCAATGCTCTCGTGCTGGATGTCGCGGCCCATGTTCTGTCTGTCCAGCGTGAGTTTCTCGAACAGGGGCCGGTGCATCTCAAACCGCTGAGCTGTGCGGATGTGGCCGAAAAACTCGGTGTACATGAAACGACGATCAACCGGGTGCGCAACGGGCTTTTGATCCAGACCCCGCGCGGCATGATGTCGATGCGAGCCTTCTTCGCCCGCGGCGGGACAGGGCACAGAGATGGATCGCATGTCCCGGCCGAAGCGATTTCGGCGCGGATCGCGGATTTGATTGCAGCAGAACGCCCGGACAAGCCGTTGACCGATCAGCAACTTGCCACCCGCCTGGCGGAGGTCGGGGTGCGCGTGTCGCGTCGGACGGTGTCGAACCGGCGTCGCATGGCCGGGTTCCCCAACGCGGCAGAAAGACAGATTTCAAAAGGGAGAGAAGAGTGA